One window from the genome of Oryza glaberrima chromosome 3, OglaRS2, whole genome shotgun sequence encodes:
- the LOC127766961 gene encoding protein Brevis radix-like 4 isoform X2, with translation MLACIACVKQEDGGRRQDTPRAGAGAGDDTPTCRDPVKTLTSQLKDMVMKLSGTSRHHGQQRRGGSPPPRGRTTSVYRSGYYRPGMVQDDMAVPPATYLGGGGTSMSSASSTPAWDFARPAEGEAREWVAQVEPGVQITFVSLAGGGGNDLKRIRFSREMYDKWQAQKWWGENNERIMELYNVRRFSRQRESFYSQVGSTRGSPAATPSPAPLTPDRVTSWSAFVRPPSASRQQQQHSFRPLSPPPPSSSNPSERAWQQQQQPQRAGKSPAAASDAMDAARTTSCSSRDEVSISNASELEVTEWVIQDEPGVYITVRELADGTRELRRVRFSRERFAELNAKLWWEENKERIQAQYL, from the exons ATGCTGGCCTGCATCGCCTGCGTCAAGCAGGAagatggcggccgccgccaggacacgccgcgcgccggcgccggcgccggggacgacACGCCCACCTGCAGGGACCCCGTCAAGACGCTCACCTCCCAG CTCAAGGACATGGTGATGAAGCTGTCCGGCACGAGCCGTCATCACGGTCAGCAGAGGCGTggcgggtcgccgccgccgaggggccGGACGACGTCGGTGTACCGGAGCGGGTACTACCGGCCGGGCATGGTCCAGGACGACATGGcggtgccgccggcgacgtacctgggcggcggcgggacgtcGATGagctcggcgagctcgacgccgGCGTGGGACTtcgcgcggccggcggagggcgAGGCTCGGGAGTGGGTGGCGCAGGTGGAGCCCGGGGTGCAGATCACGTTCGTgtccctcgccggcggcggcggcaacgacctGAAACGCATCAGGTTCAGCCGGGAGATGTACGACAAGTGGCAGGCGCAGAAGTGGTGGGGCGAGAACAACGAGCGGATCATGGAGCTCTACAACGTCCGCCGCTTCAGCCGCCAG AGGGAATCGTTCTACTCTCAAGTGGGGTCGACGAGGGGGAgccccgccgccacgccgtcgccggcgccgctcacCCCGGACCGCGTCACCAGCTGGAGCGCCTTCGTCcggccgccgtcggcctcgcgccagcagcagcagcacagcttccggccgctgtcgccgccgccgccgtcgtcgtccaacCCGTCGGAGCGGGcctggcagcagcagcagcagccgcagcgcgCTGGCAAGagccccgcggcggcgtcggacgcCATGGACGCGGCGAGGACGACCAGCTGCTCGTCGAGGGACGAGGTGTCCATCAGCAACGCCAGCGAGCTGGAGGTGACGGAGTGGGTCATACAGGACGAGCCCGGCGTCTACATCACCGTCagggagctcgccgacggcaCCAGGGAGCTCCGCCGCGTCCGTTTCAG CCGGGAGAGGTTTGCAGAGCTGAATGCTAAGCTATGGTGGGAGGAGAACAAGGAGAGGATACAGGCGCAGTACCTCTAG
- the LOC127768422 gene encoding tetraspanin-3-like — translation MHIYSMYRWEQRTYTEIPTCRLIDHLFCGRERDIIVIEMSSNIGMRMGAIEYRRFMSMSREEQARHLVGMGVVLTLITSILILCTATRAPTHCTRGVFLWPCIAIGLFFMVVFILGLCAAKNNNEDLFACHLLGVFIAILALIGFIIFGYVAIGPGIDLSDVKAREYNLDDYKSGWLRARVDDAACWATTSACLRGDRGAGCNAMTKLVRDPDSGLFVPDGGRWHADMSPIQSGCCKPPSSCGFTYVNGTTWTPTPAAATNNVDCSRWSNDQQKLCFQCDSCKAGFLDHTRKAWSSAAFFPIYCLISAILSCWSGLRYGSGVIHQ, via the exons atgcatatatactcTATGTATCGTTGGGAGCAACGTACATACACTGAAATTCCCACCTGCAGGCTCATCGATCATCTGTTttgtgggagagagagagatatcatAGTCATAGAGATGAGTAGTAATATTGGGATGAGGATGGGGGCGATAGAATATAGGCGATTTATGAGCATGAGTCGAGAAGAACAAGCGAGGCACTTGGTGGGCATGGGTGTTGTGCTGACGTTGATCACGTCGATCCTAATACTGTGTACCGCCACCCGTGCCCCGACGCATTGCACCCGTGGCGTCTTCTTGTGGCCCTGTATCGCGATCGGCCTCTTCTTCATGGTCGTCTTCATCTTGGGCCTGTGCGCCGCGAAGAACAACAACGAGGATCTCTTCGCCTGCCACCTCCTCGGCGTGTTCATCGCCATCCTCGCCCTCATCGGCTTCATCATCTTCGGTTACGTGGCCATCGGACCAGGCATCGACCTCAGCGATGTGAAGGCACGCGAGTACAATCTGGACGACTACAAGAGTGGGTGGCTCAGGGCTCGTGTGGACGACGCCGCGTGCTGGGCAACAACCAGCGCCTGCCTCCGCGGCGACAGGGGCGCCGGGTGCAACGCCATGACGAAACTGGTCCGTGACCCAGACTCCGGCTTGTTCGTCCCCGACGGCGGGCGCTGGCACGCCGACATGTCACCTATCCAG TCTGGATGCTGCAAGCCACCATCATCGTGTGGATTCACATATGTCAACGGGACGACGTGGACAccaacaccagcagcagcaacaaacaaCGTCGACTGCAGCAGGTGGAGCAACGACCAACAAAAGCTCTGCTTCCAGTGCGATTCATGCAAGGCAGGCTTCCTCGACCACACCAGGAAGGCCTGGAGCTCGGCTGCCTTCTTTCCCATTTACTGCTTGATCTCGGCCATTCTTTCATGCTGGTCAGGTTTACGATATGGATCAGGGGTTATCCATCAATAA
- the LOC127766961 gene encoding protein Brevis radix-like 4 isoform X1: MLACIACVKQEDGGRRQDTPRAGAGAGDDTPTCRDPVKTLTSQLKDMVMKLSGTSRHHGQQRRGGSPPPRGRTTSVYRSGYYRPGMVQDDMAVPPATYLGGGGTSMSSASSTPAWDFARPAEGEAREWVAQVEPGVQITFVSLAGGGGNDLKRIRFSREMYDKWQAQKWWGENNERIMELYNVRRFSRQVLPTPPRSDDGERESFYSQVGSTRGSPAATPSPAPLTPDRVTSWSAFVRPPSASRQQQQHSFRPLSPPPPSSSNPSERAWQQQQQPQRAGKSPAAASDAMDAARTTSCSSRDEVSISNASELEVTEWVIQDEPGVYITVRELADGTRELRRVRFSRERFAELNAKLWWEENKERIQAQYL; the protein is encoded by the exons ATGCTGGCCTGCATCGCCTGCGTCAAGCAGGAagatggcggccgccgccaggacacgccgcgcgccggcgccggcgccggggacgacACGCCCACCTGCAGGGACCCCGTCAAGACGCTCACCTCCCAG CTCAAGGACATGGTGATGAAGCTGTCCGGCACGAGCCGTCATCACGGTCAGCAGAGGCGTggcgggtcgccgccgccgaggggccGGACGACGTCGGTGTACCGGAGCGGGTACTACCGGCCGGGCATGGTCCAGGACGACATGGcggtgccgccggcgacgtacctgggcggcggcgggacgtcGATGagctcggcgagctcgacgccgGCGTGGGACTtcgcgcggccggcggagggcgAGGCTCGGGAGTGGGTGGCGCAGGTGGAGCCCGGGGTGCAGATCACGTTCGTgtccctcgccggcggcggcggcaacgacctGAAACGCATCAGGTTCAGCCGGGAGATGTACGACAAGTGGCAGGCGCAGAAGTGGTGGGGCGAGAACAACGAGCGGATCATGGAGCTCTACAACGTCCGCCGCTTCAGCCGCCAGGtcctccccacgccgccgcgctccgacgacggcgag AGGGAATCGTTCTACTCTCAAGTGGGGTCGACGAGGGGGAgccccgccgccacgccgtcgccggcgccgctcacCCCGGACCGCGTCACCAGCTGGAGCGCCTTCGTCcggccgccgtcggcctcgcgccagcagcagcagcacagcttccggccgctgtcgccgccgccgccgtcgtcgtccaacCCGTCGGAGCGGGcctggcagcagcagcagcagccgcagcgcgCTGGCAAGagccccgcggcggcgtcggacgcCATGGACGCGGCGAGGACGACCAGCTGCTCGTCGAGGGACGAGGTGTCCATCAGCAACGCCAGCGAGCTGGAGGTGACGGAGTGGGTCATACAGGACGAGCCCGGCGTCTACATCACCGTCagggagctcgccgacggcaCCAGGGAGCTCCGCCGCGTCCGTTTCAG CCGGGAGAGGTTTGCAGAGCTGAATGCTAAGCTATGGTGGGAGGAGAACAAGGAGAGGATACAGGCGCAGTACCTCTAG